A stretch of Arachis hypogaea cultivar Tifrunner chromosome 15, arahy.Tifrunner.gnm2.J5K5, whole genome shotgun sequence DNA encodes these proteins:
- the LOC112750011 gene encoding proline-rich receptor-like protein kinase PERK15, with amino-acid sequence MAIHDHSSNVTPSSFSDSSNFSSPPSPHASDSFRRSLKKKSDSNSSSDDPSPKPSPRPPRSPPPPKSPPRPSKSPPPPPSPRPPKHSPPPKTPPPPPSPVPSPPPPRVTPPPPPTSITPPDSHFTPPQVTPSHPPPPPPPPPPPLPPTTSSPPNHPTTPPQSPSPPSRSGGDSSSSKRHSPPASSTSNTRGYSDRIGQHVGFAVAAISIIALIAVILFFFFRKKKDRGDAGWPQGGNVHYYYKQPGGANGPQVGMYGSQKKQSTPVRGYYGGYVRSPSELQQMSGGIMAYSYEEIVEVTNGFSSENVIGEGGFGSVYKALMPDGRVGAVKMLKPGSGQGEREFRAEVDIISRIHHRHLVSLIGYCIAEQHRVLVYEFVPNGNLSQHLHGNNLPVLDWPNRMKIANGAARGIAYLHEGCNPRIIHRDIKSANILLDGAYEAQVADFGLAKLTDDANTHVSTRVMGTFGYMAPEYATSGKLTDRSDVFSFGVVLLELITGRKPVDPKRPIGEESLVEWARPHLLLAMGTRAFGDLEDPRLQGRYVHSEMLIMIEAAAACVRHSAPKRPRMVQVARALECGEQLDLSNGVKYGQSRIYDSSQYINDIMRFRRMMADGNFSGYDYDMYSTEHSSRELSPSLGMPTSSGGNSEPRSFNNHRSFSESEQP; translated from the exons ATGGCTATCCACGACCATTCTTCCAACGTGACACCATCTTCGTTCTCTGATTCTTCAAACTTTTCTTCGCCGCCATCCCCTCATGCCTCCGACTCCTTCCGTAGATCACTCAAGAAAAAGTCCGATTCAAATTCATCGTCTGACGATCCATCACCAAAACCGAGTCCACGGCCTCCGCGTTCTCCGCCACCGCCGAAATCTCCACCACGGCCATCAAagtctccaccaccaccaccctctcCGCGTCCACCAAAACACTCGCCTCCTCCAAAAACACCCCCGCCGCCGCCATCGCCAGTTCCGTCACCTCCGCCACCACGGGTTACACCTCCTCCACCCCCAACTTCAATAACGCCACCTGATTCACACTTTACTCCACCTCAAGTTACTCcttctcatcctcctcctcctcctcctcctccaccaccaccgctGCCGCCGACAACTAGTTCCCCTCCAAACCACCCTACTACGCCGCCACAATCACCTTCTCCGCCTTCAAGATCAGGCGGTGATTCATCTTCTTCGAAGCGCCATTCTCCCCCAGCGTCGTCAACTTCGAATACACGAGGTTATAGTGATCGGATAGGCCAACATGTTGGTTTTGCAGTGGCTGCAATTTCCATCATTGCACTCATTGCTgtaattctcttctttttttttaggaAGAAGAAAGATCGAGGCGATGCCGGTTGGCCACAAG GTGGAAATGTACACTACTACTACAAACAACCAGGCGGGGCCAATGGTCCGCAAGTAGGGATGTACGGTTCACAAAAAAAACAGTCTACTCCGGTGAGAGGCTACTATGGAGGTTACGTGAGATCACCTTCAGAGCTACAACAAATGAGTGGGGGTATAATGGCTTATAGCTACGAAGAAATCGTGGAAGTAACGAACGGGTTTTCGAGTGAGAACGTAATAGGAGAAGGTGGGTTCGGGAGTGTGTACAAGGCTTTAATGCCCGATGGTAGAGTAGGAGCAGTGAAGATGCTGAAACCTGGTAGTGGCCAAGGAGAGAGAGAGTTTAGGGCTGAGGTTGACATTATTAGTAGGATTCATCATCGTCATTTGGTTTCTTTGATTGGTTATTGCATAGCTGAGCAACATAGAGTTCTTGTCTATGAGTTTGTTCCTAATGGGAATCTCAGTCAGCACTTGCATG GAAATAACTTACCTGTTTTGGATTGGCCGAATAGGATGAAGATAGCAAATGGCGCTGCAAGGGGCATAGCGTATCTGCATGAGGGCT GCAACCCAAGGATTATTCATAGGGATATTAAGTCCGCAAACATACTTTTGGATGGTGCTTACGAAGCACAG GTTGCAGACTTTGGACTTGCCAAACTAACTGATGACGCTAACACCCATGTATCAACCAGGGTGATGGGGACCTTCGG ATACATGGCTCCAGAGtatgcaacaagtggaaaatTAACGGATAGATCAGATGTTTTCTCATTTGGAGTTGTCCTGCTTGAGCTCATAACTGGAAGGAAGCCCGTTGATCCAAAGCGGCCCATCGGAGAAGAGAGTTTGGTTGAGTGG GCTCGtccacatcttcttcttgcaaTGGGGACGCGTGCGTTTGGTGATCTAGAAGACCCAAGGCTTCAAGGACGCTATGTTCATTCTGAAATGTTAATCATGATTGAGGCTGCTGCCGCATGTGTTCGCCACTCTGCTCCTAAACGCCCCCGTATGGTTCAG GTGGCAAGAGCCTTAGAGTGTGGAGAACAACTAGATCTATCAAATGGGGTGAAATATGGTCAAAGCAGAATATATGATTCAAGCCAGTACATTAATGATATTatgagatttagaaggatgatggcTGATGGCAATTTTAGCGGTTACGACTATGATATGTATAGTACAGAACACAGTTCAAGAGAGTTGTCTCCTTCTTTAGGGATGCCAACTAGTTCAGGTGGTAATTCAGAACCTAGATCTTTCAACAACCATAGGAGCTTCTCTGAGTCTGAGCAACCATAA